One Microlunatus soli genomic window carries:
- a CDS encoding aromatic amino acid ammonia-lyase, whose protein sequence is MADHGPVRITGNDLRCADIVELSRDGAGRIELDPAALERVRVACDLATHLSTWGNVYGRTTGVGANRHVAVDPDRADEHGMRLLRSHAGGYGSLLPDASVRALMIIRLNQLAAGGSGVQPDLVTGLDAALRTDSLPQVHSHGRIGTGDLAALAEVGLTLAGERPWATGGIDPVSIGSGDALAFMSSNAATLGEAVLAAADLGRLLAAGRVVTALTYSALGGSPEAYADAVHRSRPHPGTLQCAAAMRRLLGNQDQQLPARRLQDPFGLRTFPQVAGAAQDAWTSLQQILTIEVNAAAENPLIDSGTGRSYHHGQFATPHLAQALDHLRAAVDQVAQLSAARLTNLTDPALTELAPFLATGPAGSSGIMILEYVTQDALAELRHAAAPVTLGNAVISRGLEDNASFAPQAVRQTATVVRTYRTVLACELVGAIRALRLSGVELPDAPVRTAYDRAVTVLSDNTDDRVLTPEIDQAERLLEPFADLEAGEVAGR, encoded by the coding sequence ATGGCCGATCATGGACCGGTCCGGATCACCGGAAACGACCTGCGCTGTGCCGACATCGTCGAGTTGAGTCGGGACGGCGCCGGCCGGATCGAGCTGGACCCGGCCGCGCTGGAACGTGTCCGAGTCGCTTGCGATCTGGCCACCCACCTGAGCACCTGGGGCAACGTCTACGGTCGGACCACCGGCGTCGGCGCGAACCGGCACGTCGCGGTCGACCCGGACCGCGCCGACGAGCACGGGATGCGACTGCTGCGCAGCCACGCCGGTGGATACGGCAGCCTGCTGCCCGACGCGTCGGTCCGGGCGTTGATGATCATCAGGCTCAACCAGCTGGCGGCGGGCGGCAGCGGGGTGCAGCCCGACCTGGTGACCGGACTCGACGCGGCGTTGCGGACCGACTCGTTGCCGCAGGTCCATTCCCACGGCCGGATCGGCACCGGTGATCTTGCGGCGTTGGCCGAGGTCGGTCTCACCCTCGCGGGCGAACGGCCGTGGGCTACGGGTGGGATCGATCCGGTCAGCATCGGCTCCGGTGACGCACTCGCGTTCATGTCCAGCAATGCGGCCACCCTCGGCGAGGCGGTGTTGGCCGCAGCTGATCTTGGTCGGCTGCTCGCCGCCGGGCGGGTGGTGACGGCGTTGACGTACTCAGCCCTGGGCGGCTCCCCGGAGGCCTACGCCGACGCCGTCCATCGGTCCCGCCCGCATCCCGGGACGCTGCAGTGCGCGGCAGCGATGCGCCGGCTGCTCGGCAACCAGGATCAGCAGCTGCCCGCCCGTCGGTTGCAGGATCCGTTCGGGCTGCGGACCTTCCCACAGGTCGCCGGCGCCGCTCAGGACGCGTGGACCTCGCTGCAGCAGATCCTGACGATCGAGGTCAATGCGGCCGCGGAGAACCCGCTGATCGACTCGGGGACCGGTCGCAGCTACCACCACGGACAGTTCGCCACCCCGCACCTTGCCCAAGCCCTTGATCATCTTCGGGCCGCGGTGGACCAGGTCGCACAGCTGTCGGCGGCCCGGCTGACCAACCTGACCGATCCCGCGCTGACCGAGTTGGCACCGTTCCTGGCCACCGGTCCGGCCGGCAGCTCCGGGATCATGATCTTGGAATACGTCACCCAGGACGCGCTCGCCGAGCTGCGGCACGCGGCCGCACCGGTCACCCTCGGCAATGCGGTGATCTCCCGCGGGTTGGAGGACAACGCCAGCTTTGCGCCGCAGGCGGTCCGGCAGACGGCCACGGTGGTGCGGACCTACCGCACGGTGTTGGCCTGCGAGCTCGTCGGTGCGATCCGGGCGCTGCGGCTGTCCGGGGTCGAGCTGCCGGACGCGCCGGTCCGGACCGCCTACGACCGGGCCGTCACGGTGCTGTCCGACAACACCGACGACCGCGTCCTGACCCCCGAGATCGACCAGGCCGAACGGCTGCTGGAGCCGTTCGCCGATCTGGAGGCCGGCGAGGTCGCCGGCCGGTGA
- a CDS encoding DMT family transporter — MSVVALLLIGLGAIAHTTWNLAAKRFSGAGLRFVWLSSVVAAVVVAPFALTAFAGNRAAVPVVLIAGFVSGLIHIGYFVLLQRGYRVGDVSLVYPMARGTGPLLTMIVSVLFLAERPGPVSLAGGAVIIAGVAVIGFAGSRGVSLDPRAVVLGLMTGVTIAAYTLWDSYAVTRLGISPMIQSWLSSLTEVLVLAPVLLRPRQPIGTIIRSQFAGSQLIGALIVGIGSPLAYISIMYAMRHAPTALVAPGREVSVVLVSIAGWLIFAEPNPRPRLIGSAIVLAGIVALAVG, encoded by the coding sequence GTGTCTGTTGTCGCTCTGCTGCTGATCGGGCTCGGCGCGATCGCCCACACCACCTGGAATCTGGCCGCCAAACGGTTCTCCGGCGCCGGCCTGCGGTTCGTCTGGCTGTCCAGCGTTGTCGCTGCCGTGGTGGTGGCACCCTTTGCGTTGACGGCCTTCGCCGGCAATCGCGCTGCGGTGCCGGTGGTGCTGATCGCGGGATTCGTCAGCGGCCTGATCCACATCGGCTACTTCGTGCTGCTGCAGCGCGGCTACCGGGTCGGCGACGTGTCCCTGGTCTACCCGATGGCTCGCGGCACCGGCCCGCTGTTGACCATGATCGTTTCGGTGCTGTTCCTGGCCGAACGGCCCGGTCCGGTGTCGCTGGCCGGCGGCGCGGTGATCATCGCCGGTGTCGCGGTGATCGGCTTCGCCGGCAGCCGCGGCGTCTCGCTCGACCCGCGTGCGGTCGTCCTCGGTCTGATGACCGGGGTGACCATCGCGGCGTACACGCTCTGGGATTCCTATGCCGTGACCCGGTTGGGCATCTCGCCGATGATCCAGAGCTGGCTGTCCAGCCTGACCGAGGTGTTGGTGCTGGCGCCGGTCCTGCTGCGGCCTCGGCAACCGATCGGCACCATCATCCGCAGTCAGTTCGCCGGCAGTCAGCTGATCGGCGCGCTGATCGTGGGGATCGGTTCGCCGTTGGCCTACATCTCGATCATGTACGCGATGCGGCACGCCCCGACTGCCCTGGTCGCGCCCGGGCGTGAGGTCAGTGTGGTGCTGGTCAGCATCGCCGGCTGGCTGATCTTCGCCGAGCCCAATCCCCGCCCCCGACTGATCGGTTCGGCGATCGTGCTGGCCGGGATCGTCGCGCTCGCCGTCGGCTGA
- a CDS encoding pyridoxal phosphate-dependent aminotransferase: MRAIKQSKKLRDVRYDVRGPILVEAQRLEAEGHRILKLNIGNPAPFGFEAPQAIMADIVHHLPSAQGYSDSRGIYSARTAVAQYYQSHGLADAKVDDVFLGNGVSELITMVLQTFVDDGNEILVPAPDYPLWTGAVTLSGGTPVHYRCDEDNGWQPDLADIESKITPNTHALVIINPNNPTGAVYTTEVLQGLVDIARRHDLVIFSDEIYEKILFDGAEHQHTATVAGDDVLCLTFSGLSKAYRVCGYRSGWVLVSGPKHLARDFLEGLTLVANMRMCPNVPAQHAIQTALGGYQSVDELIIPGGRYYDQAMLADRLLNEIPGVSSVRPRGALYCFPRLDPEVYPIADDQQFVIELLRAKKILVTHGTGFNWPDPDHFRLVTLPEVDVLTEAIGRIAEFLEEYRAAA, encoded by the coding sequence GTGCGCGCCATCAAACAGAGCAAGAAGCTGCGGGACGTCCGCTACGACGTCCGGGGACCGATCCTCGTCGAGGCCCAACGACTGGAAGCCGAGGGCCACCGGATCCTGAAGCTCAACATCGGCAACCCGGCCCCGTTCGGTTTCGAGGCACCGCAGGCGATCATGGCCGACATCGTGCACCACCTCCCATCGGCCCAGGGCTACAGCGACTCCCGCGGCATCTACTCCGCGCGGACCGCGGTCGCGCAGTACTACCAGAGCCACGGACTGGCCGACGCCAAGGTCGACGACGTGTTCCTCGGCAACGGCGTCTCGGAGTTGATCACGATGGTGCTGCAGACCTTCGTCGACGACGGCAACGAGATCCTGGTGCCGGCTCCGGACTACCCGCTCTGGACCGGCGCGGTCACCCTCTCCGGCGGCACACCGGTGCACTACCGGTGCGACGAGGACAACGGCTGGCAGCCGGACCTGGCCGACATCGAATCCAAGATCACGCCGAACACGCACGCACTGGTGATCATCAACCCGAACAATCCGACCGGTGCGGTCTACACCACCGAGGTGCTGCAAGGCCTGGTGGACATCGCCCGACGGCACGATCTGGTGATCTTCAGCGACGAGATCTACGAGAAGATCCTGTTCGACGGTGCCGAGCACCAGCACACCGCGACCGTCGCCGGCGACGACGTGCTGTGTCTGACCTTCAGCGGACTGTCCAAGGCCTACCGGGTCTGCGGCTACCGCTCCGGCTGGGTGCTGGTCTCCGGACCGAAGCATCTGGCCCGCGACTTCCTGGAAGGGCTGACGCTGGTCGCCAACATGCGGATGTGTCCCAATGTCCCTGCCCAGCATGCGATCCAGACCGCTCTCGGCGGCTACCAGTCGGTCGACGAGTTGATCATTCCCGGCGGCCGCTACTACGACCAGGCGATGCTCGCCGATCGGCTGCTGAATGAGATCCCGGGCGTCAGCTCGGTGCGCCCACGGGGAGCGTTGTACTGCTTCCCGCGGCTGGATCCCGAGGTGTATCCGATCGCCGATGATCAACAGTTCGTGATCGAGTTGCTGCGGGCCAAAAAGATCTTGGTCACCCACGGCACCGGTTTCAACTGGCCCGACCCCGATCACTTCCGGTTGGTCACCCTGCCCGAGGTCGACGTGTTGACCGAGGCGATCGGCAGGATCGCCGAATTCCTCGAGGAGTATCGCGCGGCCGCGTGA
- a CDS encoding serine/threonine-protein kinase: protein MKQIGRYRLDRVLGAGAFATVWKAYDPDLDVPVAVKVLADNWAVNADVRERFLTEARLLRRIQSPRVVRVYDVGVSPPGGDRPEQPYFVMDFIEGGALTGLVGQLPADEAVRLAAEASEAVQVLHEAGIVHRDLKPGNFLIDTRHAPLHVLVADLGSAKKLADASGYTVTTGSPAYMAPEQADQFGGFDSRADVYALGVVSYELLAGRRPFAGLTAGELVRRSRDVRPEPIAARLGLPPQIDQLLAAAMDPDPDGRPADAHTFGTTLRAALPAETDTAVAGPPAWQQEPTVLQTPPQPREAQQQTWLRREVSADDRLPAPTRTEDGTVLLPPPASKPRRGWPAPAVILVAVVLFVLAAAVAWTLK from the coding sequence ATGAAGCAGATCGGACGGTATCGCCTGGATCGGGTCCTGGGCGCGGGCGCCTTCGCGACCGTGTGGAAGGCCTACGATCCCGACCTCGACGTACCCGTCGCGGTCAAGGTGCTGGCCGACAACTGGGCGGTCAACGCCGACGTCCGGGAACGTTTCCTCACCGAGGCCCGGCTGCTGCGCCGGATCCAGAGCCCGCGAGTGGTCCGGGTTTACGACGTCGGTGTGTCCCCGCCGGGCGGTGACCGGCCGGAGCAGCCGTATTTCGTGATGGACTTCATCGAAGGCGGTGCGCTCACCGGCCTGGTCGGTCAACTCCCCGCCGACGAGGCGGTCCGGCTGGCCGCCGAGGCCTCGGAGGCCGTTCAGGTGCTGCACGAGGCCGGCATCGTGCACCGCGACCTGAAGCCCGGCAACTTCCTGATCGACACCCGGCACGCACCGCTGCACGTGTTGGTGGCCGATCTGGGCAGTGCGAAGAAGCTCGCCGACGCCAGCGGCTACACCGTAACCACCGGCAGCCCGGCCTACATGGCTCCCGAGCAGGCGGACCAGTTCGGTGGCTTCGACAGCCGGGCCGACGTGTACGCCCTCGGTGTGGTGAGCTACGAGCTGTTGGCCGGCCGCCGGCCGTTCGCCGGGCTGACCGCGGGGGAGTTGGTCCGGCGCAGTCGGGACGTCCGACCGGAGCCGATCGCTGCCCGGCTCGGTCTGCCGCCGCAGATCGATCAGCTGCTGGCCGCCGCGATGGACCCCGATCCGGACGGCCGCCCGGCCGACGCACACACCTTCGGTACGACGCTGCGGGCCGCGCTGCCGGCCGAGACGGACACCGCCGTCGCCGGTCCGCCCGCCTGGCAGCAGGAACCGACCGTGCTGCAGACACCGCCGCAGCCGCGGGAAGCTCAGCAACAGACCTGGCTGCGCCGCGAGGTTTCGGCCGATGACCGACTCCCGGCACCGACCCGAACCGAGGACGGTACGGTCCTGCTGCCGCCCCCGGCGTCGAAGCCTCGTCGCGGCTGGCCGGCACCGGCGGTGATCCTGGTGGCGGTCGTGCTGTTCGTACTGGCGGCCGCCGTCGCCTGGACCCTGAAGTGA
- a CDS encoding RNA polymerase sigma factor: MTDDAELDELVRSAQAGDQAALGDLLTRLRPRVMQRCARLLPHQQDAEEAAQDALLAISSNIGSYSGRGSFLGWVTVITSNSARGTYRSLKRRGETTGAVAVPESADPRTTSVIAGTRLDLLESLNELERRHPALLEPFVLRDLGSLPYDEIAELTDAPLGTVKDRIHQARKFMRERLRLQLEAEL; this comes from the coding sequence ATGACTGACGACGCCGAACTCGATGAGCTGGTCCGCTCCGCCCAGGCCGGCGACCAGGCGGCTCTGGGCGACCTGCTGACGCGGCTCCGGCCGCGCGTGATGCAGCGCTGTGCACGCCTGCTGCCGCATCAGCAGGACGCGGAAGAAGCCGCCCAGGATGCGCTGCTGGCGATCAGTTCCAACATCGGCAGCTACTCCGGGCGCGGCTCCTTCCTGGGCTGGGTCACGGTGATCACGTCCAACAGTGCGCGGGGCACCTACCGGTCGCTCAAACGCCGCGGCGAGACCACCGGGGCGGTTGCCGTCCCGGAGTCGGCCGACCCGCGGACGACCAGTGTGATCGCCGGCACCCGGCTGGACCTGCTGGAGTCGCTGAACGAGCTGGAACGCCGACACCCTGCGCTGCTGGAACCGTTCGTGCTGCGCGACCTCGGCTCGCTGCCGTACGACGAGATCGCGGAGCTGACCGATGCGCCGCTGGGCACCGTGAAGGACCGGATCCACCAGGCCCGCAAGTTCATGCGGGAACGACTCCGGTTGCAGTTGGAAGCAGAGTTGTGA
- a CDS encoding 4a-hydroxytetrahydrobiopterin dehydratase, whose protein sequence is MDMLKGDRIAAADLTDWRKLAQGLHARYRVDDFATGARFITAVGEAGDAVGHHPQVSIGDGYVDLKLVTEDAVYRNDEGTEFSVEWVTQQDVDLARRITEIAADQRLDADPAAVAVIELGLDTTRSSTIAPVWAALLTGDSAAQGRGTPSDEIRDDSGRVPNLWFGDVDEPQGDEQLNTSQRFHLEVYVAPEVAEQRIAAAVAAGGTVVDDSDAPAMTVIADQDGNRGVICVDVSAAAGS, encoded by the coding sequence ATGGACATGCTGAAGGGCGACCGGATCGCAGCGGCGGACCTGACCGACTGGCGCAAGCTGGCCCAGGGGCTGCATGCCCGTTATCGGGTCGACGATTTCGCCACCGGCGCCCGATTCATCACGGCGGTTGGCGAAGCCGGCGACGCCGTCGGACACCACCCGCAGGTGTCGATCGGTGACGGATATGTCGACCTCAAGCTGGTCACCGAGGATGCCGTCTACCGCAACGATGAGGGCACCGAGTTCAGTGTCGAATGGGTGACCCAACAGGACGTCGACCTGGCACGACGGATCACCGAGATCGCCGCCGACCAACGGCTCGACGCCGACCCGGCAGCGGTCGCTGTCATCGAGCTCGGTCTGGACACGACGCGGTCGTCGACGATCGCTCCGGTGTGGGCCGCACTGCTGACCGGGGACAGCGCGGCCCAAGGACGCGGAACGCCCAGCGACGAGATCCGGGACGATTCCGGACGCGTTCCGAACCTGTGGTTCGGCGACGTCGATGAACCACAGGGCGATGAGCAGCTGAACACCTCCCAGCGGTTCCACCTCGAGGTCTACGTGGCCCCTGAGGTGGCCGAGCAGCGGATCGCTGCCGCCGTCGCAGCAGGCGGGACCGTCGTCGACGACAGCGATGCACCGGCGATGACAGTGATCGCCGATCAGGACGGCAACAGAGGGGTCATCTGTGTGGACGTCTCAGCGGCCGCGGGCAGCTGA
- a CDS encoding GrpB family protein, translating to MTEVVDYDASWPAAYARAAEQLRAVGTGRWLVEHIGSTSVPGLSAKPIIDLAVRVGSFDELDDRRQGLVDNGWLSLRRQPHGHRVRVKEVAGCRTHIAHFFTADQWETCHQRLFRDWLRSHSADAARYQELKLAAAAEEDGSAYGARKQPLVLDIVNRARAARGLPPIDDLDPERSISSG from the coding sequence GTGACCGAGGTCGTTGACTACGACGCGTCCTGGCCGGCTGCCTACGCCCGGGCCGCGGAGCAACTCCGAGCTGTCGGGACCGGCAGGTGGTTGGTCGAGCACATCGGTTCGACCAGCGTTCCCGGGCTGTCGGCCAAGCCGATCATCGACCTCGCGGTCCGGGTCGGGTCCTTCGACGAGTTGGACGATCGGCGCCAGGGCCTCGTCGACAACGGTTGGTTGTCGCTGCGCCGGCAACCCCACGGTCATCGGGTCCGGGTCAAGGAGGTTGCCGGGTGTCGGACGCATATCGCACACTTCTTCACCGCCGACCAGTGGGAGACCTGCCACCAGCGGTTGTTCCGCGACTGGTTGCGGTCCCACTCGGCCGACGCGGCCCGGTATCAGGAGTTGAAGCTGGCCGCAGCAGCAGAGGAGGACGGCTCGGCGTACGGTGCCCGCAAACAGCCGCTGGTACTGGACATCGTGAACCGCGCACGAGCTGCCCGAGGTTTGCCACCGATCGATGATCTCGATCCCGAGCGGTCGATCAGCTCCGGATGA
- a CDS encoding bifunctional metallophosphatase/5'-nucleotidase, which translates to MKRLRVLGPILVAMMIITVLTPGRAVARDRCGQDTPGPPKNNCTASLLYFNDAHDVRPVVTDGVSRGGVARLATVLRTDRQTEPYSATVFGGDLAGGTLFGGVYHGHPMVEAFDTIGIDVANFGQHDFDFGVANTRALMAKSDFDWVSSNLVDADGAPFSGLPWTVRQVGAFRVGFLGLTDAMDTTGADTGVDQRPVIEAARQALARMTAEQRPDVVVAVTQQGPEENAALIDQVPGVDLVLTEEVAEDRSVLTRHRGTWIAAPEGNIGSTIKIDIRRHGHRTMIIPSVLEVDGSVRPDPELQRLEDHYAADLEQRLGKRISTVRTALPLTDNAHRQGEVALGDLVADAFRSGAGFADGKPADVGWIQGGGLRAAVPAGDFTLASGYGVLPFGNKLIKVEATGEQLRSAVEQGLAGYQDLGGGFPQISGISYTFDPDRPVGARVTAITVGGKPLDLAASYTVAMTDYVYRGGDDVTAFADSTLLVDPATATIDADALNAFVGSLDVVDYRTDGRIIRS; encoded by the coding sequence ATGAAGAGACTACGCGTGCTCGGGCCGATCCTGGTGGCGATGATGATCATCACCGTCCTGACCCCCGGCCGGGCCGTTGCCCGAGATCGCTGTGGCCAGGACACACCGGGGCCGCCGAAGAACAACTGCACCGCGAGTCTGCTGTACTTCAACGACGCCCACGATGTCCGCCCGGTGGTCACCGACGGCGTCTCCCGTGGCGGGGTCGCCCGGTTGGCGACCGTGCTCCGGACCGATCGGCAGACCGAGCCGTACAGTGCCACGGTGTTCGGCGGCGACCTGGCCGGCGGCACGCTGTTCGGCGGTGTCTATCACGGCCACCCCATGGTCGAGGCGTTCGACACGATCGGTATCGACGTCGCCAACTTCGGTCAGCACGACTTCGACTTCGGGGTGGCGAACACCCGTGCGTTGATGGCGAAGTCGGACTTCGACTGGGTGTCGTCCAATCTCGTGGACGCCGACGGAGCTCCGTTCAGCGGTCTGCCCTGGACCGTCCGACAGGTCGGTGCCTTCCGGGTCGGCTTCCTCGGACTGACCGATGCGATGGACACCACCGGTGCCGATACCGGTGTCGATCAACGTCCGGTGATCGAAGCAGCCCGGCAGGCGTTGGCTCGGATGACGGCCGAGCAGCGGCCCGACGTCGTCGTCGCCGTCACCCAACAGGGGCCGGAGGAGAATGCCGCGCTGATCGACCAGGTGCCCGGCGTCGATCTTGTCCTGACCGAGGAGGTGGCCGAGGATCGGTCGGTTCTGACCCGACATCGGGGCACCTGGATCGCTGCACCAGAAGGAAATATCGGATCCACGATCAAGATCGACATCCGTCGGCACGGCCACCGGACCATGATCATCCCATCAGTGCTGGAGGTCGATGGCAGCGTCCGACCCGACCCCGAACTGCAACGACTCGAAGATCATTATGCTGCGGACCTGGAGCAGCGGCTGGGCAAGCGGATCAGCACCGTACGGACTGCGCTGCCGCTGACCGACAACGCCCATCGGCAGGGCGAGGTGGCGCTCGGTGATCTGGTGGCCGACGCCTTCCGGTCCGGTGCCGGCTTCGCCGACGGCAAACCGGCCGACGTCGGATGGATCCAGGGCGGTGGACTGCGAGCAGCGGTGCCGGCAGGGGACTTCACCCTGGCCAGCGGCTACGGCGTGTTGCCGTTCGGCAACAAGTTGATCAAGGTCGAAGCGACCGGTGAACAGCTCCGGTCGGCCGTCGAGCAGGGCCTGGCCGGCTACCAGGATCTCGGCGGCGGCTTTCCGCAGATCTCCGGCATCAGCTACACCTTCGACCCCGATCGGCCGGTAGGGGCCCGCGTCACAGCGATCACCGTGGGCGGCAAGCCGCTGGACCTGGCGGCGTCCTACACGGTCGCGATGACCGACTACGTCTACCGCGGCGGCGACGACGTCACCGCGTTCGCCGACAGCACACTGCTGGTCGATCCGGCCACCGCGACGATCGATGCGGACGCGTTGAACGCCTTCGTCGGTTCACTGGACGTCGTCGACTATCGCACCGACGGACGGATCATCCGGAGCTGA
- a CDS encoding GNAT family N-acetyltransferase, producing the protein MTRVRTIDAEGCRFRAASPADDDHVLGLMTEYMTWALATFEQTFGYPMGGDPGHTPESLRRFRPPSGLIALAEVGGLPVGVAALRTNDDGVVEIKRMFVRPTHRGTGIGAGLLDWLLDRCSDQFGARIVRLDSNRFMTAAHRLYESRGFTERDRYPGSEIPPELQDLWRFYELPLTPATGDDR; encoded by the coding sequence GTGACGCGAGTGCGGACGATCGACGCCGAGGGCTGCCGGTTCCGGGCCGCGTCGCCGGCCGACGACGACCACGTGCTCGGGTTGATGACGGAGTACATGACCTGGGCGTTGGCGACCTTCGAGCAGACCTTCGGCTACCCGATGGGTGGTGACCCGGGACATACGCCGGAGTCGTTGCGACGATTCCGGCCGCCGTCGGGACTGATCGCACTGGCCGAAGTCGGCGGTCTGCCCGTCGGCGTGGCCGCGCTGCGGACCAACGATGACGGCGTGGTGGAGATCAAGCGGATGTTCGTCCGGCCGACGCACCGCGGAACCGGCATCGGCGCCGGCTTACTGGACTGGCTGTTGGACCGCTGCAGTGATCAGTTCGGCGCTCGGATCGTCCGGCTGGACAGCAACCGATTCATGACCGCGGCCCACCGGCTGTACGAATCCCGAGGGTTCACCGAACGCGATCGGTATCCGGGCAGCGAGATCCCGCCCGAGCTGCAGGACCTGTGGCGGTTCTACGAACTGCCGCTCACCCCGGCGACCGGCGACGATCGCTGA